The proteins below come from a single Arthrobacter caoxuetaonis genomic window:
- a CDS encoding HAD domain-containing protein has translation MINWYSDVDGVYNAYTDHRFDPAPRDASGWHGTWQPMEIGGAFPGWWSEELVSELDRLIAHPQITPKWLTTWEEGAPEQLAPALSITGGSDWPVLTGIEYDNPMKWQWWKLAALKNDLAATAPDAFIWVEDDVPFDPNTIVWLQTMSIPHLVISPKTAIGVTRDHVAQIEAFIGEISAGVRTH, from the coding sequence GTGATCAACTGGTACAGCGACGTCGACGGCGTCTACAACGCATACACCGACCACCGCTTCGACCCTGCACCCAGGGACGCATCCGGCTGGCACGGCACCTGGCAGCCGATGGAAATCGGGGGAGCCTTCCCCGGCTGGTGGTCCGAGGAGCTGGTCTCTGAACTGGACCGCCTGATTGCCCATCCGCAGATCACCCCCAAATGGCTGACCACCTGGGAAGAAGGCGCACCGGAACAGCTTGCACCTGCACTGTCCATCACGGGCGGCTCCGACTGGCCTGTACTGACGGGCATCGAATACGACAACCCCATGAAGTGGCAGTGGTGGAAGCTCGCCGCGCTGAAGAACGATCTGGCCGCGACCGCACCGGATGCATTCATCTGGGTGGAGGACGATGTTCCCTTCGATCCGAACACCATTGTGTGGCTGCAGACCATGTCCATCCCGCACCTGGTGATCTCCCCGAAGACAGCCATTGGCGTCACCCGGGACCACGTTGCGCAGATCGAGGCGTTCATCGGTGAGATTTCCGCAGGCGTCCGCACACATTAG
- a CDS encoding NUDIX hydrolase, whose translation MSVARTQTETIQRVDGGVVFANPYLEVVQDSIIRPDGSAGQYVYTRGGFGVSCIAVADIDGVDHIALVRQHRYPVDEFVLELPGGGAATLEAEHAIRELEEETGLHAESAKLLGTFFQAPGTTTTMGSAWLTRVSAEETDPDFMEGESGAVTEWYSIEQIRDLMGNGGISSGVTLAALAIAFAGGHF comes from the coding sequence ATGAGCGTTGCCAGGACACAGACTGAGACCATTCAGCGGGTAGACGGAGGCGTCGTTTTCGCCAACCCCTACCTCGAGGTGGTTCAGGACAGCATCATCAGGCCCGACGGATCCGCGGGCCAGTACGTGTACACGCGCGGAGGCTTTGGAGTCAGCTGCATAGCTGTCGCCGACATTGACGGTGTCGATCACATCGCCCTTGTCCGTCAGCACCGGTACCCGGTGGATGAGTTCGTCCTTGAACTTCCAGGAGGCGGTGCTGCCACCCTGGAAGCTGAGCACGCCATCCGGGAGCTGGAAGAAGAGACTGGGCTTCACGCCGAAAGTGCAAAGCTTCTTGGCACCTTCTTCCAGGCGCCAGGTACAACCACCACCATGGGTTCTGCCTGGCTGACCCGGGTCAGCGCCGAAGAAACCGACCCCGACTTCATGGAAGGAGAGTCCGGGGCCGTCACAGAGTGGTACAGCATCGAACAGATCCGCGACCTCATGGGCAACGGCGGTATCAGCAGCGGGGTCACCCTCGCTGCACTGGCGATCGCTTTCGCCGGCGGCCACTTCTAG